A genome region from Prinia subflava isolate CZ2003 ecotype Zambia chromosome 12, Cam_Psub_1.2, whole genome shotgun sequence includes the following:
- the LOC134556847 gene encoding globoside alpha-1,3-N-acetylgalactosaminyltransferase 1-like isoform X2: MISRKVLVGSFLCLGAVAAVVWAIAGRGKVHYLPYYLPCPEIFSMKLQYTEEKLIQLFPQLFYQQPRVLAPKRQDVLTVTPWLAPIVWEGTFDPEILDSAYRPLNLTIGVTAFALGKYTRFVRRFLASAEQHFLRGYRVNYYIFTDTPSAVPRAPLRPGRTLVTVPIQKFSSWQEISMRRMEAISRHVAEVSHRQVQYLFCLDIDMVFHGPWGPETLGDTVAAIHPGYFNVPREQFPYERRSSSAAFIPQGEGDFYYGGAVFGGSVEKVYEFTRTCHMTILADKANGIMAAWQEESHLNRHFLNHKPSKLLSPEYIWDDRKPKPPEIRLIRFSTVDKNYKEVRD; this comes from the exons ATGATTTCCAGGAAAGTGCTGGTGGGATCTTTTCTCTGCCTGGGTGCTGTTGCTGCAGTTGTCTG GGCTATAGCTGGGAGGGGAAAAGTGCACTACCTGCCCTACTACCTTCCTTGCCCTGAAATCTT CTCCATGAAACTCCAATATACAGAAGAGAAGCTAATCCAGCTCTTCCCCCA ATTATTTTATCAGCAGCCAAGAGTGCTGGCGCCAAA GCGCCAGGATGTGCTGACAGTCACACCTTGGCTGGCCCCCATCGTCTGGGAAGGGACCTTTGATCCTGAGATCCTGGACAGTGCCTACAGACCCCTGAACCTCACCATAGGGGTGACAGCCTTTGCTCTTGGAAA GTACACGCGGTTCGTGCGGCGCTTCCTGGCCTCGgcagagcagcatttcctgAGAGGTTACCGGGTGAATTATTACATCTTCACAGACACCCCCAGCGCCGTGCCCCGCGCCCCGCTGCGCCCCGGCCGCACGCTGGTCACCGTCCCCATCCAGAAATTCTCCAGCTGGCAGGAGATCTCCATGCGCAGGATGGAGGCCATCAGCCGGCACGTGGCCGAGGTGAGCCACCGCCAGGTGCAGTACCTCTTCTGCCTGGACATCGACATGGTGTTCCACGGCCCCTGGGGCCCCGAGACCCTGGGGGACACGGTGGCAGCCATCCACCCCGGCTACTTCAATGTCCCACGGGAGCAGTTCCCTTACGAGAGGAGGAGCTCCTCAGCTGCCTTCATCCCCCAGGGGGAAGGGGATTTCTACTACGGAGGAGCCGTGTTTGGAGGCTCGGTGGAGAAAGTCTACGAGTTCACCAGGACGTGCCACATGACCATCCTGGCAGACAAAGCCAACGGGATcatggcagcctggcaggaggagaGTCACCTCAACAGGCACTTCTTGAACCACAAACCCTCCAAGCTGCTGTCCCCGGAGTATATATGGGATGACAGGAAGCCAAAGCCCCCCGAAATCCGCCTCATACGTTTTTCCACGGTGGATAAGAACTACAAAGAGGTCCGAGATTGA
- the LOC134556847 gene encoding globoside alpha-1,3-N-acetylgalactosaminyltransferase 1-like isoform X1, producing MQMHFVFVTGTKVHTVGTFASCEQKKRLIWAFKESCWNSEATLPPPPEEEMISRKVLVGSFLCLGAVAAVVWAIAGRGKVHYLPYYLPCPEIFSMKLQYTEEKLIQLFPQLFYQQPRVLAPKRQDVLTVTPWLAPIVWEGTFDPEILDSAYRPLNLTIGVTAFALGKYTRFVRRFLASAEQHFLRGYRVNYYIFTDTPSAVPRAPLRPGRTLVTVPIQKFSSWQEISMRRMEAISRHVAEVSHRQVQYLFCLDIDMVFHGPWGPETLGDTVAAIHPGYFNVPREQFPYERRSSSAAFIPQGEGDFYYGGAVFGGSVEKVYEFTRTCHMTILADKANGIMAAWQEESHLNRHFLNHKPSKLLSPEYIWDDRKPKPPEIRLIRFSTVDKNYKEVRD from the exons ATGCAAATGCATTTTGTGTTCGTCACAGGGACCAAAGTTCACACTGTGGGCACCTTTGCTTCCTGTGAGCAGAAAAAGAGATTGATTTGGGCTTTTAAG gagagctgctggaattcagaagccactcttcctcctcctccagaagAAGAGATGATTTCCAGGAAAGTGCTGGTGGGATCTTTTCTCTGCCTGGGTGCTGTTGCTGCAGTTGTCTG GGCTATAGCTGGGAGGGGAAAAGTGCACTACCTGCCCTACTACCTTCCTTGCCCTGAAATCTT CTCCATGAAACTCCAATATACAGAAGAGAAGCTAATCCAGCTCTTCCCCCA ATTATTTTATCAGCAGCCAAGAGTGCTGGCGCCAAA GCGCCAGGATGTGCTGACAGTCACACCTTGGCTGGCCCCCATCGTCTGGGAAGGGACCTTTGATCCTGAGATCCTGGACAGTGCCTACAGACCCCTGAACCTCACCATAGGGGTGACAGCCTTTGCTCTTGGAAA GTACACGCGGTTCGTGCGGCGCTTCCTGGCCTCGgcagagcagcatttcctgAGAGGTTACCGGGTGAATTATTACATCTTCACAGACACCCCCAGCGCCGTGCCCCGCGCCCCGCTGCGCCCCGGCCGCACGCTGGTCACCGTCCCCATCCAGAAATTCTCCAGCTGGCAGGAGATCTCCATGCGCAGGATGGAGGCCATCAGCCGGCACGTGGCCGAGGTGAGCCACCGCCAGGTGCAGTACCTCTTCTGCCTGGACATCGACATGGTGTTCCACGGCCCCTGGGGCCCCGAGACCCTGGGGGACACGGTGGCAGCCATCCACCCCGGCTACTTCAATGTCCCACGGGAGCAGTTCCCTTACGAGAGGAGGAGCTCCTCAGCTGCCTTCATCCCCCAGGGGGAAGGGGATTTCTACTACGGAGGAGCCGTGTTTGGAGGCTCGGTGGAGAAAGTCTACGAGTTCACCAGGACGTGCCACATGACCATCCTGGCAGACAAAGCCAACGGGATcatggcagcctggcaggaggagaGTCACCTCAACAGGCACTTCTTGAACCACAAACCCTCCAAGCTGCTGTCCCCGGAGTATATATGGGATGACAGGAAGCCAAAGCCCCCCGAAATCCGCCTCATACGTTTTTCCACGGTGGATAAGAACTACAAAGAGGTCCGAGATTGA
- the SURF6 gene encoding surfeit locus protein 6, which yields MASLAAQDSYLQGLARRAGVQHAPESRKRKFVSKPGQPEDAGRQVKKQKKQKKKKPRKQTEQKNAPSAKQVVSNTTKPTPGEKAAPQASKSSPQGGTQNRKESLATGSKSDLSSPSVSALSLLRERLHEKIKKASGQDNAKELTPAVLEKRQRRKYERERKKRRRKELKMKAKMEKKEPEEVPAEPEKKKEESKVDIVFNRVEVREENELNKIQKKKEKRKAVKGNITPMTGKNYKQLLSRLEARKNKLEELKEKDEKKAQELETKIKWTNALYKAEGVKIRDDEERLKEALKRKEKRKAQRKKQWEERTVRVVEKMQQRQDKRQKNIQKKKKERIEKKKARARKKGRVLPEDLKKAGFS from the exons TGTCTAAGCCAGGCCAGCCCGAGGATGCTGGCAGACAGGtcaagaaacagaagaaacagaagaaaaagaagcccAGGAAGCAAACTGAGCAGAAGAATGCTCCTTCAGCCAAGCAGGTGGTTTCTAACACCACTAAACCCACTCCAGGAGAGAAAGCAGCCCCTCAAGCCAGCAAATCATCTCCACAGGGTGGTACACAGAACAGAAAGGAGAGTTTGGCTACAG GAAGTAAAAGTGACCTGAGTTCCCCTTCTGTTTCTGCACTCAGTCTGTTGCGTGAGAGACTCCACGAGAAGATCAAAAAGGCTTCTGGACAG GATAATGCCAAAGAGTTAACCCCTGCAGTCCTGGAGAAGAGGCAGCGAAGGAaatatgagagagagagaaagaaacgCCGGCGAAAGGAGTTGAAGATGAAggcaaaaatggagaaaaaagaacCTGAGGAGGTACCAGCAgagccagaaaagaaaaaggaagagagcaAAGTTGATATTGTCTTCAACAGGGTTGAAGTTCGTGAAGAGAATGAGCTGAACAAGAtccagaagaagaaagagaagaggaaagcgGTGAAAGGCAATATCACTCCCATGACAGGCAAGAACTacaagcagctgctgagcaggcTGGAGGCCAGGAAGAATAAACTGGAGGAGCTCAAGGAGAAGGACGAGAAGAAAGCTCAGGAGCTGGAGACCAAGATAAAATGGACAAATGCTCTGTATAAGGCAGAAGGGGTGAAGATCCGTGACGACGAGGAGCGTCTGAAGGAGGCCCTGAAGCGCAAGGAGAAGCGGAAAGCCCAGCGCAAGAAGCAGTGGGAGGAACggactgtgagggtggtggaaaaGATGCAGCAGCGGCAGGACAAACGCCAGAAGAACAtccagaagaagaagaaggagaggaTAGAGAAGAAGAAAGCCAGGGCCCGAAAGAAGGGCCGAGTTCTGCCAGAGGACTTGAAAAAAGCTGGGTTCAGCTGA